A genomic window from Archocentrus centrarchus isolate MPI-CPG fArcCen1 chromosome 2, fArcCen1, whole genome shotgun sequence includes:
- the LOC115798014 gene encoding tropomyosin isoforms c/e-like — MSATQKKTCRNMQMHENAEKEAAKKELVELQRQHEEERRRFEEVKRETVLVLKILKEEKKNLQKAKNSVETLELQEEIAELKVKRANIELMEGKKKLQEKREEIEKANKELKDTSKEAENVMKRLREAQKALDKEKKKLQETKNKSENAKKEFQEVQAALEEEKRAIIEMRMESEKSKSLLEVQTSLKEEKKALEEAKMETESLKKEADSSKRELLELQREMEEEKKAMLEAKKATEVAKIQCENVTVEAEMATLKLETIKMELLELQREMEEEKKAMLEAKKATEVAKIQCENVTVEAEMATLKLENIKMELLEVQKSLKEEKRALQESEMETESVRKEADSSKKELLELQREMEEEKKAILETKHATEVAKIQCENVTVEAEMATLKLENAKLELLEVQRALEEARSQEAEGPDAVVTECEDAHKQEEVKKVLKKKKKSKMSRIFSWFSCIKGAQEEDD; from the coding sequence ATGTCAgccacacaaaagaaaacttgCAGAAACATGCAGATGCATGAAAATGCTGAAAAGGAAGCTGCAAAGAAGGAGTTGGTggagctccagagacaacacgaggaggagagaagaagattCGAGGAGGTAAAGAGAGAAACTGTGTTAGTCCTGAAGATactgaaagaagagaagaaaaacctACAGAAGGCAAAGAACTCAGTTGAAACGTTAGAGCTTCAAGAAGAAATTGCAGAGCTGAAAGTAAAAAGGGCAAACATAGAACTGATGGAAGGCAAGAAAAAACtgcaagagaagagagaagaaataGAAAAGGCCAACAAGGAACTGAAGGACACAAGTAAGGAAGCTGAGAACGTAATGAAGAGACTGCGGGAGGCTCAGAAGGCTCTGgataaggagaagaaaaagctgcaagagacaaaaaataaatctgaaaatgcTAAGAAAGAGTTCCAGGAGGTCCAAGCAGCGttagaggaggagaaaagggcAATAATAGAAATGAGGATGGAAtctgaaaaatcaaaatcatTGTTGGAGGTTCAGACGTCcctgaaagaggagaaaaaagctCTGGAAGAAGCAAAGATGGAAACTGAAAGCTTAAAAAAGGAAGCTGACAGTTCAAAGAGGGAATTGTTGGAGCTCCAAAGAGAaatggaagaggagaagaaggcaATGCTGGAGGCCAAGAAAGCAACTGAAGTTGCTAAAATTCAGTGTGAAAATGTTACAGTGGAAGCCGAGATGGCAACACTGAAACTTGAAACTATAAAGATGGAATTGTTGGAGCTCCAAAGAGAaatggaagaggagaagaaggcaATGCTTGAGGCCAAGAAAGCAACTGAAGTTGCTAAAATTCAATGCGAAAATGTTACAGTGGAAGCCGAGATGGCAACACTGAAACTTGAAAATATAAAGATGGAATTGTTGGAGGTCCAGAAGTCCttgaaagaggagaaaagagcTCTGCAAGAATCAGAGATGGAAACTGAAAGCGTAAGAAAGGAAGCTGACAGTTCAAAGAAGGAATTGTTGGAGCTCCAAAGAGAaatggaagaggagaagaaggcaATACTGGAGACCAAGCACGCAACTGAAGTTGCTAAAATTCAATGCGAAAATGTTACAGTGGAAGCCGAGATGGCAACACTGAAACTTGAAAATGCAAAGCTGGAATTGTTGGAGGTCCAAAGAGCGCTGGAGGAGGCAAGAAGCCAAGAAGCAGAAGGGCCTGATGCTGTGGTGACAGAGTGTGAAGATGCGCACAAACAGGAGGAAGTAAAAAAGgtgctgaaaaagaagaaaaagtcaaaGATGAGCCGCATTTTCAGCTGGTTCAGCTGCATCAAAGGGGCTCAGGAGGAGGATGACTAA